In Pseudomonas fluorescens NCIMB 11764, a single window of DNA contains:
- a CDS encoding heavy metal sensor histidine kinase, whose amino-acid sequence MNLYPRTLSLRLAIMFALVSVLLLGSIGFYLYQSLQREIAWRDDQALLGRLERMQALISDSDSIEQLRGRPKLYENMLGNRDSLLWIVDDTGKVLIEINPVGMTFPKLPAAHQARLVEDHSSEPVRLAWQDVMQGDRGLTLIAGKLLGEREQMLGVYRLRLWLAMSVGALLAFAFGWWVSQRGLHPVRLLANRAAAIDVQHLHLRLDEFSELNELKPLCNALNQMLARLEDGFAQLSRFSEDLAHEMRTPLGNLMGHTQQTLRRSRSIEDYQNLLVSNQEEYERLARMIDSMLFLARTEQPNACVKFEQVNLHDLIEQLCEYFEGVAQERDVQLINQTQDQLLGDPGLIRRALANLLANALRYATPTSAVTISSRVLEHRLDITVHNHGEPIAAEHLPRLFERFYRCDPSRNQPDDSGGLGLAIVRSIMQLHGGCITVDSTDAGTSFHLEFPLINA is encoded by the coding sequence CTGAATCTATATCCGCGCACTCTGAGCCTGCGCCTGGCCATCATGTTCGCACTGGTCAGCGTGCTATTACTGGGCTCCATTGGTTTTTATCTTTATCAATCGTTACAGCGAGAGATTGCATGGCGCGACGACCAGGCCCTGCTGGGACGCCTGGAGCGAATGCAAGCATTGATCAGCGATAGCGACAGCATCGAGCAACTGCGAGGTCGGCCCAAGCTCTACGAAAACATGTTGGGCAATCGCGACAGTCTGCTATGGATTGTCGATGACACCGGCAAGGTGTTGATCGAAATCAACCCGGTGGGTATGACCTTTCCAAAGTTGCCGGCTGCCCATCAGGCGCGCCTTGTTGAGGATCACTCTTCCGAGCCTGTGCGGCTTGCCTGGCAGGATGTCATGCAGGGTGATCGCGGCTTGACCCTGATCGCTGGCAAGTTGTTGGGTGAGCGCGAGCAGATGCTGGGGGTTTACCGACTCAGGCTTTGGCTGGCCATGTCAGTCGGAGCGCTATTGGCTTTTGCATTCGGTTGGTGGGTTAGTCAACGAGGCCTGCACCCTGTGCGCCTGCTGGCCAATCGCGCTGCCGCAATCGATGTGCAGCATCTGCATCTGCGGCTGGATGAGTTCAGTGAGCTGAATGAGCTCAAACCGCTCTGTAATGCCCTCAACCAGATGCTTGCACGTCTTGAGGACGGATTCGCCCAGCTTTCACGTTTCTCGGAAGACCTCGCCCATGAGATGCGAACCCCACTAGGCAACCTGATGGGACATACCCAACAAACCCTGAGGCGCAGTCGCTCTATAGAGGACTATCAGAACCTGCTGGTTTCCAATCAGGAAGAGTATGAAAGGTTGGCCCGCATGATCGACAGCATGCTGTTTCTCGCTCGCACCGAGCAGCCAAACGCTTGCGTAAAATTCGAGCAAGTCAACCTGCACGATCTGATCGAGCAGCTCTGTGAGTATTTCGAAGGGGTAGCGCAAGAACGAGATGTACAGCTGATAAACCAGACCCAGGATCAATTGCTGGGTGATCCAGGCTTGATCCGTCGAGCACTTGCTAACTTACTGGCGAATGCGCTGCGCTACGCAACTCCTACCTCTGCAGTGACGATCAGCAGCAGGGTTTTGGAGCACCGTCTCGACATCACGGTGCACAACCACGGCGAGCCGATTGCGGCAGAACATCTTCCACGATTGTTTGAGCGCTTTTACCGGTGTGACCCATCACGTAATCAACCCGACGATTCCGGTGGTCTGGGATTGGCCATCGTTCGTTCGATTATGCAACTGCATGGCGGTTGTATAACCGTTGACAGCACTGACGCAGGTACGAGCTTTCACTTGGAGTTTCCCCTTATAAACGCCTGA
- a CDS encoding heavy metal response regulator transcription factor, giving the protein MRILVVEDETKMADYLRKALTESGYSVEIALDGLDGQHLAQESEFDLIILDVMLPGLDGWQLLQIIRRKCQTPVLFLTARDSVDDRVKGLELGADDYLVKPFSYAELLARVRTLLRRGPPREVEHFVAGDLSLDLLRRRVTRSGERLTLTNKEFALLHLLLSREGEVLSRSLIASQIWQMNFDSDTNVVDVAIRRLRAKVDDPYPLKLIHTVRGIGYMLEVQS; this is encoded by the coding sequence ATGCGTATCCTGGTGGTTGAAGATGAAACGAAAATGGCGGATTACCTGCGCAAAGCCCTGACTGAATCGGGCTATTCGGTAGAGATCGCTCTTGACGGCCTTGATGGCCAGCATTTGGCACAGGAGAGTGAGTTCGATCTGATCATTCTGGATGTCATGTTGCCGGGGTTGGATGGCTGGCAATTGCTGCAAATCATCCGGCGTAAGTGCCAGACCCCGGTACTGTTTCTTACCGCACGTGATTCGGTTGATGATCGGGTCAAAGGGCTGGAGTTGGGGGCTGATGATTATCTGGTGAAACCCTTTTCCTATGCCGAGTTGTTGGCACGCGTACGCACTTTGCTGCGCCGTGGTCCGCCTCGCGAGGTGGAGCATTTTGTGGCTGGTGACCTTAGTCTGGACTTGTTGCGACGCAGGGTAACGCGCAGCGGCGAGCGCCTCACCCTGACCAACAAGGAGTTCGCCCTACTGCACTTGCTGCTTAGTCGTGAAGGGGAGGTGCTCTCGCGTTCGCTGATTGCCTCACAGATTTGGCAAATGAACTTTGACAGTGACACTAATGTGGTCGATGTCGCCATCCGCCGACTGCGGGCCAAGGTTGATGATCCTTACCCGCTGAAGTTGATACACACAGTCCGTGGTATCGGTTACATGCTCGAGGTGCAATCCTGA